A DNA window from Rhineura floridana isolate rRhiFlo1 chromosome 11, rRhiFlo1.hap2, whole genome shotgun sequence contains the following coding sequences:
- the LOC133365919 gene encoding olfactory receptor 6F1-like, giving the protein MAIGEEGNQTIITELILQGFVDFQDLQIVLSLLFLAIYLLTVTGNVLIIGLVVAHHNLHTPMYFFLANLSCLETFYTSTILPKALVSSLSGDRTISIPGCIAQFYFFSSLVVTECGLLSMMSYDRYIAICKPLHYATLMNNKLCLLMAVGCWINGFLAMSVMLYLMTRLTFCGHNEIEHFFCDFTPLAKVACSESHKFELMGFIFSVIYILPFFLLTLTSYMFIITTILRIPSATGRQKAFSTCSSHLVVVTIYYGTLIIVYVLPNTENMRKLNRVFSVFYTILTPLVNPLIYSLRNREVKESLGKSIGKLIYGIRLQKIQDTVFSLG; this is encoded by the coding sequence ATGGCAATCGGAGAAGAGGGAAATCAAACCATCATCACAGAATTAATTCTCCAAGGATTTGTGGATTTTCAAGATCTAcagattgttctctctcttttgttTCTAGCAATCTACCTTCTTACAGTGACTGGGAACGTCCTAATCATTGGATTAGTTGTCGCACACCACAACCTGCACACTCCCATGTACTTTTTTCTTGCAAACCTGTCTTGCTTGGAGACTTTCTACACTTCCACCATTCTCCCCAAGGCCCTTGTCAGCTCCCTGAGTGGAGACAGAACCATTTCCATCCCTGGCTGCATTGCCCAATTCTATTTCTTTAGTTCTCTGGTAGTCACGGAATGTGGCCTCCTATCCATGATGTCTTATGACAGATACATAGCAATATGTAAACCGCTGCATTATGCAACCCTAATGAACAACAAACTCTGCCTTCTCATGGCAGTCGGGTGTTGGATTAATGGGTTTCTAGCAATGTCTGTAATGTTGTACCTGATGACAAGGCTGACATTTTGTGGCCACAATGAAATTGAGCATTTCTTCTGTGACTTTACCCCCTTAGCAAAAGTTGCTTGCAGTGAATCTCACAAATTTGAACTGATGGGTTTCATATTTTCAGTCATTTacatccttcctttctttttattGACTTTGACATCCTATAtgttcatcatcaccaccattctGAGAATCCCATCTGCCACTGGGAGGCAAAAGGCCTTCTCTACATGCTCATCTCATCTTGTTGTGGTTACAATTTATTATGGGACCCTAATCATAGTCTATGTGCTGCCCAATACTGAAAATATGAGAAAGCTAAATAGAGTCTTCTCTGTTTTTTACACCATCCTAACCCCTCTGGTCAATCCCCTGATATACAGTCTGAGGAATAGAGAAGTGAAAGAGTCCCTCGGGAAATCTATTGGCAAACTGATTTATGGCATAAGGCTTCAGAAAATCCAGGACACTGTTTTTAGTTTAGGGTAG